One window from the genome of Curtobacterium poinsettiae encodes:
- a CDS encoding IS3 family transposase (programmed frameshift), whose translation MAKPYPDEFRRDVIAVARRGEIPLTQVAKDFGISEGTVTNWLRRADIDDGVRSGTTTTENVELRELRKRNRLLEQENEILRRAAAYLSQGAPPKMMYPLVLELAADQIPVAVTCRVLGFSKQAFYAWRKSPVSRRDWENAHLTNAAVDAHRDDPTFGYRFIADDLGAAGHRVSERRVWRLCSQQRLWSLHAKKRGLTRKAGPPVHDDRVRRAFTAPDLDRLWLTDITEHSTAEGKLYLCAVKDACSRRIVGYSIDARMRSSLAVAALQMAISRRNPSGTVIHSDRGSQFRSKKFVRALSDAGLLGSMGRVGACADNAAMESFFALLQQNVLNRRRWASREQLRLAIVHWIEGTYHRKRRQRGLGKLTPIEYEAIINPQVAPAA comes from the exons ATGGCCAAGCCCTATCCGGACGAGTTCCGACGCGACGTGATCGCGGTCGCGCGAAGGGGTGAGATCCCGTTGACGCAGGTCGCGAAGGACTTCGGGATCTCCGAGGGGACCGTGACGAACTGGCTGCGTCGAGCCGACATCGACGACGGGGTCAGGTCCGGGACCACGACGACCGAGAACGTCGAGCTGCGAGAGCTTCGGAAACGGAACCGACTGCTAGAGCAGGAGAACGAGATCCTTCGCCGTGCCGCCGCGTATCTCTCCCAAG GCGCACCTCCCAAAATGATGTACCCGCTGGTCCTTGAACTCGCCGCCGACCAGATCCCGGTCGCGGTGACCTGCCGGGTCCTGGGTTTTTCGAAGCAGGCGTTCTACGCCTGGCGAAAGAGCCCGGTGAGCCGTCGTGATTGGGAGAACGCGCACCTGACCAACGCCGCCGTCGATGCGCACCGCGACGACCCGACGTTCGGGTACCGGTTCATCGCCGACGACCTCGGCGCCGCCGGCCACCGAGTCTCGGAGCGACGCGTGTGGCGGTTGTGCTCGCAGCAGCGGCTCTGGTCATTGCATGCCAAGAAACGGGGACTGACCCGGAAAGCGGGCCCGCCGGTGCACGATGACCGGGTCCGGCGGGCGTTCACCGCCCCGGACCTGGACCGGCTGTGGTTGACCGACATCACCGAGCACAGCACGGCCGAGGGCAAGCTCTATCTCTGCGCCGTCAAGGACGCCTGCTCCCGCCGCATCGTGGGCTACTCGATCGACGCCCGGATGCGGTCCTCTCTCGCGGTTGCGGCGCTGCAGATGGCGATCTCGCGCCGGAACCCGTCCGGAACAGTCATTCATTCCGACCGAGGCAGCCAGTTTCGCTCCAAGAAGTTCGTTCGGGCGCTCTCTGACGCCGGGCTCCTGGGGTCGATGGGCAGGGTCGGCGCGTGCGCGGACAACGCGGCGATGGAGTCCTTCTTCGCGCTCCTGCAGCAGAACGTCCTCAACCGGCGCCGGTGGGCGTCGCGGGAGCAGCTGCGCCTCGCGATCGTGCACTGGATCGAGGGCACCTACCACCGCAAGCGTCGGCAACGCGGGCTCGGGAAGTTGACGCCCATCGAGTACGAAGCAATCATCAACCCACAGGTCGCACCCGCGGCCTAA